A genomic segment from Barrientosiimonas humi encodes:
- a CDS encoding phosphotriesterase family protein, with amino-acid sequence MATVSTIRGPVDVDDLGPTLMHEHVFVVNEEYRRNYPEHWDEQQRFDDAVTKLRALTDAGVRTIVDPTVLGLGRDVERVARINEQVDLHIVPATGLYTYRDLPFVFSLTGPGTMLGGEEPMTPLFVKDLTEGIAGTGIKAAFLKCAIEAHGLTEGVERVLHAVADAHAQTGAPITVHTHAESQQGLVVQRVFRERGVDLTKVVIGHSGDTTDLDYLERLIDAGSYVGMDRFGLDILLPFEQRVDTVARLCAKGYAERTVLAQDASCYIDWFPPGLPEQLQPRWNYTHIHDEVLPALRAQGVTEEDITTMLVDNPRRYFTPVA; translated from the coding sequence GTGGCGACGGTGAGCACGATCCGTGGTCCGGTCGACGTCGACGATCTCGGACCGACGCTCATGCACGAGCACGTGTTCGTGGTCAACGAGGAGTACCGGCGCAACTACCCCGAGCACTGGGACGAGCAGCAGCGGTTCGACGACGCCGTCACCAAGCTGCGGGCGCTCACCGACGCTGGCGTGCGCACCATCGTCGACCCGACCGTGCTCGGGCTCGGCCGCGACGTCGAGCGGGTCGCGCGCATCAACGAGCAGGTCGACCTGCACATCGTCCCCGCGACGGGGCTCTACACCTACCGCGACCTGCCGTTCGTCTTCTCGCTGACCGGCCCCGGCACCATGCTCGGCGGCGAGGAGCCGATGACCCCGCTGTTCGTGAAGGACCTCACCGAGGGCATCGCCGGCACCGGCATCAAGGCGGCGTTCCTCAAGTGCGCGATCGAGGCGCACGGGCTGACCGAGGGGGTCGAGCGGGTGCTGCACGCGGTCGCCGACGCGCACGCACAGACCGGCGCGCCGATCACCGTGCACACCCACGCCGAGTCGCAGCAGGGGCTGGTCGTGCAGCGGGTGTTCCGTGAGCGTGGCGTCGATCTCACCAAGGTCGTCATCGGGCACAGCGGCGACACCACCGACCTGGACTACCTCGAGCGGCTGATCGACGCCGGGTCCTACGTCGGGATGGACCGGTTCGGGCTCGACATCCTGCTGCCGTTCGAGCAGCGCGTCGACACCGTCGCCCGGCTGTGCGCCAAGGGCTACGCCGAGCGCACCGTGCTCGCGCAGGACGCCTCCTGCTACATCGACTGGTTCCCGCCCGGTCTCCCCGAGCAGCTGCAGCCGCGCTGGAACTACACCCACATCCACGACGAGGTCCTGCCCGCGCTGCGCGCGCAGGGCGTCACGGAGGAGGACATCACCACGATGCTGGTCGACAACCCGCGCCGATACTTCACCCCGGTCGCATGA
- a CDS encoding class I adenylate-forming enzyme family protein, with protein MTVDNDLIAEIPRRTTSFDDSNLTLGDDGITRYAGLPVSMVHLLRDAAAAHPDDEAVVELDGGRLTYGRLWERAQRVAGGLRAAGVQAGDRTAILLPAGTDWTLAFLGSMVAGAIVVPVNTRFAEPEVAYVLEDSAAAYVFRPGEPLPDGDPVVVEPEHADVAAIFYTSGTTGQPKGALTTHEAFLSNCESMLRATPDDDRDAVTGQAYRTLISVPLFHVTGCNSQLLTALYVGGTAVILPALDVGRLLRAVGEERISALTTVPAIYGLMLAHPDFPSTDISSVRRASYGGAPIAPALVHAIKRAFPEARVSNGFGMTETAALACGLPDEEAAEHADSVGWPVPVVDLALFMTDPETGVGELLMRGPTITPGYWNKPEKTSEAFVDGWLRSGDLARVDDEGRVYIVDRAKDMINRGGENVYSVEVENALAGAPGVAEAAVVGVANPVLGEAVGMVLYPRPGQTVDPQNVLAYLRGRIADYKIPQYAVVRDEPLPRNPGGKILKRPLRDSDDWGDRLW; from the coding sequence ATGACCGTCGACAACGACCTGATCGCCGAGATCCCGCGCAGGACAACGAGTTTCGACGACAGCAACCTGACGCTGGGCGACGACGGCATCACGCGCTACGCCGGGCTGCCGGTCTCGATGGTCCACCTGCTGCGCGACGCCGCTGCGGCCCACCCCGACGACGAGGCGGTCGTCGAGCTCGACGGCGGGCGGCTGACGTACGGCCGGCTGTGGGAGCGCGCGCAGCGGGTCGCCGGCGGCCTGCGCGCGGCGGGCGTGCAGGCGGGCGACCGCACGGCGATCCTGCTCCCGGCCGGCACCGACTGGACCCTCGCGTTCCTCGGGTCGATGGTCGCCGGCGCGATCGTGGTGCCGGTCAACACCCGCTTCGCCGAGCCCGAGGTGGCGTACGTCCTCGAGGACTCGGCGGCGGCGTACGTCTTCCGGCCGGGCGAGCCGCTGCCCGACGGCGACCCGGTCGTCGTCGAGCCCGAGCACGCCGACGTGGCCGCGATCTTCTACACCTCCGGCACGACTGGCCAGCCCAAGGGCGCGCTCACCACGCACGAGGCGTTCCTGTCCAACTGCGAGTCGATGCTGCGCGCGACGCCCGACGACGACCGCGACGCGGTCACCGGCCAGGCCTACCGCACGCTCATCTCGGTGCCGCTCTTCCACGTCACCGGCTGCAACTCCCAGCTCCTCACCGCGCTGTACGTCGGCGGCACCGCCGTCATCCTGCCCGCGCTCGACGTGGGCCGGCTGCTGCGCGCCGTGGGGGAGGAGCGGATCAGCGCGCTCACCACGGTCCCGGCGATCTACGGCCTCATGCTCGCCCACCCCGACTTCCCGAGCACCGACATCTCCTCGGTGCGGCGGGCGAGCTACGGCGGGGCGCCCATCGCCCCGGCGCTGGTGCACGCGATCAAGCGCGCGTTCCCAGAAGCGAGAGTTTCCAACGGTTTCGGGATGACCGAGACGGCTGCGCTGGCGTGCGGGCTGCCCGACGAGGAGGCCGCCGAGCACGCCGACTCGGTGGGTTGGCCGGTGCCGGTTGTCGATCTCGCGCTGTTCATGACCGACCCCGAGACCGGAGTCGGCGAGCTGCTCATGCGCGGGCCGACGATCACCCCGGGCTACTGGAACAAGCCGGAGAAGACGAGCGAGGCGTTCGTCGACGGGTGGCTGCGCTCGGGCGACCTCGCGCGGGTCGACGACGAGGGCCGTGTCTACATCGTCGACCGGGCCAAGGACATGATCAACCGCGGCGGAGAGAACGTCTACAGCGTCGAGGTCGAGAACGCCCTCGCCGGCGCCCCCGGGGTCGCCGAGGCCGCGGTCGTCGGCGTCGCCAACCCGGTGCTCGGCGAGGCCGTCGGCATGGTGCTCTACCCCCGCCCCGGGCAGACCGTCGACCCGCAGAACGTCCTGGCCTACCTGCGCGGCCGCATCGCCGACTACAAAATCCCGCAGTACGCCGTCGTGCGCGACGAACCGCTCCCGCGCAACCCCGGCGGCAAGATCCTCAAGCGCCCGTTGCGCGACAGCGACGACTGGGGCGACCGGCTCTGGTGA